In the genome of Ureibacillus sp. FSL W7-1570, the window GTCTGCAAGCCCCACATGGCGCAACGGGATTTTTCGTATCCGCCACCACCAGCAGGGCTTGAAATTCCGTTTCCCCTTCAGAAACCGCTTTGAACAAAGCCGTTCTTTCAGCACAATTGGTCAAGCCAAAACTGGCATTTTCAATATTGCAGCCGTGAAAAACTTTACCGCTTTTTGTCAGCAACGCCGCTCCCACAGAAAATTTGGAATAAGGGGCATACGCCTTTTCACGGGCGACTTTCGCTTCTTCTAACAGCTTGTTTGCATCCATATGTATCGGAACGCCACCTCTCTTACGTTAAAACCATTTTGGAAGAAAAATAATCATGCCAATGCAAATGCTGGCAATGGCAAAAACGAGCACGGCTCCTGCCGCCACGTCTTTGGCTGCCTTTGCCAACGGATGATATTCCGGCGAAACTAAATCCACTACATTTTCAATGGCTGTATTCACCATTTCCATCCCGATGACAAGGGCAATGGTAATGATTAATACAAGCCATTCCGTAGCGCTTAATTTTGAGAGCAACCCGGCAATGATCGCGATCAATGCACAGGTCAAATGAATGCGCATGTTCCGTTCTTTCGTTGCCAAATAGATGCCTTCAAAGGCAAACCGGAAAGAACGGAAAAAATTACGCATGCAAATCACGGCCTAAACCGAATGATGAAAGAATCTCCTCTTGTCTTGAAAACATCACTTTTTCATCTTCTTCCGTCATATGATCATAACCTAATAAATGCAAAAAGCCATGTACAGCCAGGAATCCAAGCTCTCGTTCAAAAGAGTGGCCGTATTCTTCCGCTTGTTCTCTCGTACGTTCAACCGAAATGATGATGTCCCCAAGCACCCGGGGCATATCGCCGATGATTTCGATTTCCCCATCCCCCATTTCTTCAAGGGCAAAGGAAATGACATCCGTCGGGCGGTCGATATGCCGATATTCCCGGTTGATTTCGTGAATTTTTTCATTCGTTACGAAAGTGACGGAAACTTCCGCCTCTCTGACATTTTCCAGTTTCGCCGCATGCTGCAGCAGATTTTCAACAAGTTCAATATGTTCATCGCTCAATTCGTTTGTCTCATCCAGAAAATCGATTGTTAACGTCATAGTTCCTCCTAATGTTATCCAATATAAAATATTTTGTGTTTAACAATTATAGCTTATTAGAAATAATTTGTTCATTTGCCCTTTTGAACGGAAGGCGTCGGCTCCGACGGGAACAGCCAGCCCGTAACCCGAGCCCCCATGAAACGGTGAAGGGGGTTCCATGTAGCTCGAGACGGGCCGATGAAAACATCCTCCCGCAGCAGACATCAACTGCCAAACCTCTATTTTTTCCCGTCTTTCGGATATTCGATTCGAGAATGGAACGTGCCATTCAACGTTTCACAAAGCACTTTTTCAATCACTTTTAATTCCCTGATGGAGATATCGCATTCATCAAATTGATCTTCTTCCAACCGTTCTTTAATGATCGATTGCACCAGATTCCGCAATTTTTCCGCATTCGGTTCTTTCATCGAACGAGCGGCCGCTTCCACGCTATCGGCAATGCTGATGACCGCGATTTCCTTCGTCTGCGGTTTCGGCCCCGGATAGCGGAAAATGGATGGATCTTTTAATTCCCCTTGTTCCTTTGCCTTATGCAAGAAATATTTTAACGAACTTGTCCCATGATGTTGAAGGGCAATATCGATAAATTCTTGCGGCATTTTATGTTTTTGCAGAATTTCCGCCCCATCGGTTGTATGGGCGATAATAATTTCCGCGCTTCTTTCCGGTGGCAACGAATCATGGGGATTGATTCCGGACATTTGGTTCTCCACAAAGAATGCCGGCCGTCTCGTTTTCCCGATATCATGATAATAGCTTCCGACACGCGCAAGCAAACCGTCCGCACCAATCGCTTCGCAAGCGGCCTCCGCCATATTGGCCACCATGATGCTGTGATGATAAGTCCCCGGCGTTTCCGTCAAGATTTTTTTCAATAGCGGATGGTTGGGATTCGATAATTCGATCAATTTCATTGTCGACAAAATTCCAAAGGCTGATTCAAAAAATGGCAACAGCCCCATTGTCAAAGCGCCGGACAACATGCCCGAAACAATGGCGGAAATCCCGTAAAACAACAATTCCGACGGTTCATAATAGGATTGGGACATCAATAAATAGATGGCAATGAAAATCAGGTTTACAATGACAACCACACCGCAACCCTTTAGAATATCGGAACGGTTTTCAATGGATTTCATGAAATAAATGCAAGAGAAACCTCCGAGCAAAATATACAGCGCAATTTCCATTTGCATCACGGCAGAGTATCCTTCCTGGAAAATCACCCCTGCCGATGCCGCCACCAGCACTGTCACCAGACTTGCCACTTGATTGGAAGCAAGGAAACTGATCAGCATCGTTGCCAGTGCGGATGGAAAAATGAAGCCGATCTGCACTTCAAAGTTGTCCAATAAATTGATGAGCTCCATCAATGCGATCGAAATGAGATAGATGATCAGCGTAACGACCAACTGTTTCCGCTTTTTTTGCACATCCATGTTGAGTTTATCAAATAAAAAAAACAGGAAAGTCATTTGCAATAATACTAAAATGGCCAGCCCCAACACCGGTTTGATGGAAGCTTTATTGTTCGTCATTCCCAACAGTTCCAGCTGACGGTATTTCTCCCGGTCAATGAGTTCCCCTTCTTGAACGATGATCTGGCCTTGCAATATACGGACAGGCTCTACGGAATTCCGGGCCTGCTGTTTCAGCTCTTCCGTTTTTTCTTCATCCAGCGTTTCCGTTTCGACGACAGCCGTTTTACCAAGAGCGACGGAAGGGGAAACCAATGCTTCGCTGATTTCTTCATCCCCACGGATTTTTGTTTCCAGCTCGTTGCGGACAGCCGTCACATTCTCCTTGCGTATCGGGTTGGATAAAACATTGGTCACCAACCGGATTAAAGCATTATAGGTTTGAATCAAATCTTTTTCATTCGCCGTCAATAACGTCCATAAATCATTGTCCGTCAATTGCAGGGAAGTTTGGCTTTCGGTGATTTCTTTTAATTTGTCCTTCAATTTTTGAATCTTTTCTTCTTTTGATAAAGTTGCACTGCTGTTTGAAATCTCTTTTCTTACATCCAACGTAATATCAAAAATCGTATCCAGCAGGGCAACCCGATGATCGGCAATCTCTTCATCAAAAACGTAAACAGGTTCGACGGCTTCTTCCGCTTCCAGCCGCTCCTGCTCCGTTTTTTCCGTATCTTCCACGGTTTTTACGGCCCGGATCGTTTCCGGCGCCAATTGAAAAGCTTGTACATCATATGTATCTCCAAGTACATTGCCCAGCATCATAAAAAATTGTATTACCCCGGTAATGGACAAAACCACCACCAATAATACCCTAAAGCCGAACATATCCAATAATCGCTTCAAGTGCTTATCCATTTCGCACCCCCAAATTCTGTATATACATAGTTTAACAATTTCTCGGGAGTTTTTCATTGATATCATCAATTCTTAAAAATAAAAATGTGTACGGTGGATCGTACACATTTTTACAGTTCTTGATCGTGATAGGCTTGAATAATTTTTGCCACAAGGGGATGCCTTACAACGTCTCCCGCTTCCAAATACGTAAAATGGATGTCTTTCACATTTTTCAATACACGTTCCGCAATAATTAATCCGGACTCCACCTTTTTTGGTAAATCGATTTGGGATTTGTCTCCTGTAATGACCATTTTGGAACCGAAACCTAAACGGGTTAAAAACATTTTCATTTGCATGTGCGTCGTGTTCTGCGCTTCATCCAAAATGACAAAGGCATCATCCAATGTCCGGCCCCTCATATAGGCGAGGGGTGCGATTTCGATTGTTCCCCGTTCGATGAGGCGTTGGGTATGTTCTGTTCCATAAATATCGTGCAATGCATCATATAAAGGTCTGAGATACGGATCCACTTTCTCCTTCAAATCACCGGGCAAAAAACCGAGGGATTCTCCGGCTTCAACAGCTGGCCGGGTTAAAATGATCCGTTTGACATGTCCATTTTTTAATGCCTGCGTCGCCATGACGACAGCCAAATACGTTTTTCCTGTACCCGCCGGGCCGATTGCGAAAACTAAATCCTTTGAACGAATGGCCTTTATGTATTCCCGCTGGCCAATCGTTTTTGCCCGAATCGGTTTGCCCGTGTGGGTTTTTGCTATTTCAACATCGTACAATTCCGAAAAATATTCGATGGTTCCTTCATTCAACATTTCAATCGCGCTGGCAACGTCCCTTAAATCGATATTGATGCCTTTGCGAATGACCTTTAGCAGTTCTTTCAATAATATGGTCACTTGTTTTTTTTGTTCATCTTCTCCGGCAATTTGGATGGTTTCGCCGCGGGTAATGATGTGACAGTTGAACGTTTCCTCAATCAACTTTAAATTTTTATCTCCCATCCCGAGAAGCATGACTGCTTCATTCGGGTTTTCCACTTGTAACTCTGTCAATTCTTCCGTCATATCTAATCTCCTTGGTCAATAGGATATTCTTTCGCAATATTTTCGTTTACCAAAAATAGGACTTTCCCTTTTACTTTATCATCATCGAAGGTAACGTGCAAAATATTTTCTTTCTTGATGATCGTTTTTGGAGGAAGCGAGCGTAAAATTTTTTCGTGCAATAGAGGCAAGATAAATGAGTCGATTTGTTCCTCGGAAAGTTCTCGAACAGTTGTGGTATAACTTTGTGTTTTTTTGACTTCGATATAATTTGAAATCCACCTTGGCAAATTGACTTTTTGTAACGATTGTTCCTTCTCCTTTTCTTCTTTATTCTTCCATTCAATCGTCCACTTTCTTTCCGTGGCGGAAATATATTGCACTTTGCGTGGAATTTCAAAATTCGTTTCAAGCCAATAATCGGCGTATACTTCTCCCTTTGCGCCTACGGCAAGGTATTCGTCTTCCCCTACCTGAATAACCCCGGAGACAAGAACATCTCCTTTATATACCGTCGTATTCGGCATGACACGGCGTTCGCCGCTTGTAATATCAAAGTGGGTGATGACGCCGCTTTTTGCAGCGACCAAATGGTAAAGCCGGTCCGGTTTATTTTCTTTCACTTCCGTAATTGGGGCAAGTTGCGGAACAATCGTGATGCTGCTGCCTTTTTTGATGATATGGACCCATGAAAGATCCCGGATTTGTTCCATGATGATTTGTCTGATTTCAAAATCTGAAACAAGATTCCGTTTCAATAACGGGCGATTCAATTTTATTTTTTCATCCAGGACTTTTTCGACTTTTACAGCGAGTTCAGGCGTTTCCGCTTCCACTTCCACTTTCCAGATGAATTGTGAACAGAGGATTGGGATGATTACTAAGAGCGCAAGCCCGAACATTGTCCAACCGGTATTCTGGAAGATCCTGGACTCTTGCAAATAACGGATTGACACTTTCAAACGATATTTTTTCCGCAACTTTCGGACAGTAGACACATCTTTTTTGGAAATTTCAAATTTGACCTCATCTTCCAAATACTCCAGTTCCCGAATTTTTACCCGGTTTTGCTGCAGACGGCGAATAAATTCATGCACTTTTTCATTGCGTGACATACGGATTTCTACAGGGCGACGATCGTATAATTTCATCTTTCCTTCACCTGTCGTTTCATTTCAAAATATTTCAACTCATCAACATGCACCAAAATTTCCTCTTCCCGTAGCACATTGATATGTACTGAGGCAGCCTCAATCGTTACAAGGAAGCCTTCATAATAAAATCTGCAATGCTCCGGTGATGCTTCGATAAATTTGTAGCTTCCAATCATCCGAATTTGGCTGCAATTCATCATTTCAATAATGGGCTCGGTCTGGAATAATTTTTTCAAAAAAAACTGCCCTCCCTTTCCGCAAGTATATGCGGAGAAAAGGGAGGACATGATTTTTTTAACGTTTTTTCGCTTTTGGCGGCCCCAGGATTTCCTGTGCGATGATGGCGTTTACGATTCCCTCTTTGGAAGTTAAGAATGATGGGACAGTGCCTTTTTGACGGGAAGGAATATTTTGTTTGGCCACGACAGGTTTTTTGGCCGGTTGTTCTTTTTTGAATGTTCGCTGGTTTGTTTGGACTGGCTCAACTTTCGGTTGCTCCGTCTTGATTTCCACTTTCGGCAACGTTTCTTTTTGGTATTCCGTTTTCTTTTCTTCCGTTAATTGTTGATAAATTTCCTTTGCAAATTCATCCAAAGTTTTTATTTCAACTTTTGGCCGTTTTTCCGGCTGCTTTAACACTGGCGGCGTCGATTGATCTTGCCGCCCCTTTGACTTGCTGCTCAAATACGAACCGATCAGCCCCAGTATAATGAAGAATAATAAACTCTCCAATGAAAACACTCCTTTCCGAAGGAGTTTATGCTATTCTTCCTGCTGCGTTTTCGTCGCGTTCGCAATGGAGTCTCTCATGGCTGTATCCGCTTGAATATTTTTGTAATTCATATAATCCATAATGCCTAAATTTCCGGAACGCAATGCTTCTGCCATCGCAAGCGGAATTTGCGCTTCGGCTTCCACCACTTTCGCTTTCATTTCCTGTGTTCTCGCAACCATTTCCTGTTCTTTCGCAACGGCCATCGCACGGCGTTCTTCCGCTTTCGCCTGGGCGATGTTTTTGTCCGCTTGCGCCTGCTCGATTTGAAGTTCGGCACCGATGTTTTTGCCGATATCCACATCGGCGATATCGATGGATAAAATTTCAAAGGCTGTACCCGCGTCCAATCCTTTTTTCAACACTGTTTGCGAAATCATGTCAGGATTTTCCAAAACTTTCGAATGGGATTCACTTGAACCGATAGTAGAAACGATACCTTCACCTACACGCGCAATTACAGTGTCCTCACCGGCACCACCGACTAAACGGTCCAAATTGGCACGTACCGTAATTCTTGCCTTCGCCTTCACTTCAATCCCGTTGAGGGCGACACCGGCAATAAACGGCGTTTCAATGACTTTCGGATTAACGGACATTTGAACCGCTTCCAATACGTCCCGTCCAGCAAGGTCAATGGCGGCAGCCCGCTCAAACGACAATTCAATATTCGCCCGATGCGCCGCAATTAAAGCGTTAACAACCCGGTCCACATTCCCTCCGGCCAAGTAATGGGATTCCAACTGATTGATCGTCACATCCAAACCCGCTTTGTGCGCTTTAATCAACGGATTCACGATTCTTCCAGGAATTACACGGCGTAAGCGCATTCCGATCAGCGTTAAAATGCTGACTCTCACACCGGCAGCCAATGCGCTGATCCACAATCCCACCGGAACAAACGTAAAGAAAACCGCTAAAACAATGATGGCCAATACGATAGCAATAACGGATGTCACAAATAATCCATCTACAAACATCATACTTTTTCCCCTTCTTTCTCTTTTACTTCTCTTACAACGATACGCGATCCTTCCACTTCAACCACTTTCACTTTTGTATGGACATCGATGTAACTGCCTTCGGAAACGACATCGATTCTTTCTTCATCAATCAAAACCGTTCCCGCAGGACGCAATGGAGTGACAGTGATCCCTTCTTTTCCAATTAAATCGATGCGGTTGACGTTGGATACATATCCTTCCTCTGTTGTGGTAGCATCTTTCAGCACCAGTTTGCTGAACAGATGTAAATTCTTTCCGAAAAATTTCACTAAAACCACCATTCCTATTATGGCAATTGCCAATGCGATAATAATTGAATAAGCCATGTAAACGACGCTTTTGCCGGCAAATAACAAGCTGATAATCATGACAGCACCACCCAAGAGGCCCAAAATTCCTCCAGGAACAAACAGTTCAGCGATCAAAAGGGCAAAACCAATAATAAATAAGACAATCGTTTCAATCCCTGCAAAACCGGCCACCAAGTGACCGAAGAAAAATAGAATCAATGATATGATACCGATCACGCCCGGTGCTCCAAATCCGGGTGAAAACAGTTCAATGACTAAGCCCAAAGAAGCGGCTGTCAACAACAATGTAACGACGATTGGATTGGTCAAAAATCTGGCGAGTTTCTCCGCAAAGGATTCATGAATTGTAATCAATTCACGATCATCTAGGCCCGTTTTCGACATCAACTCTTCCAAATTGTCCACTGTGCCATTGGAATAGCCCACTTTATATGCCTCTTCTGCTGTTAATGTTAACAATTTCCCTTTCGGACTATTCATTTCAGGCAAATCAACACTTGCATCCGCCATCGCCCGGGCATATTTGGGATCCCGATTGGTCGATTCCGCTGCAGCTTGCATATTTTTAATCCAGGCGCTATTCGCTTTTTCACTTGCCGCATTCCCGTTCATATCGATGATTTGCGCAGCACCCATCGTTGCACCGGGCGTCATGTAAATTTCATCCGAATGAAGGGCGATATAGGCGCCTGCCGAATGGGCTTTGGAATTGATAAATGCTATGAACTTCGCGGGTGTTTCATCCATCAATTTTCCGATATCATAGGCAACGTCGACATAACCCCCAGGGGTATGTATTTCCAATATGATTGCACTCGCTTTATTTTCCACCGCTTCATTGAAAGATCGTTTTAAAAATTGGTATAACCCTTTTTCCACCTCATTATCGATTGGAATGTGGTAAACTTTTTCTTTGGCAAAAGCAGTATTCGGCAATATGAAAAACAACAATGCCGCCAAAACGACGATCCATCGGAAATTTCCTGGCTTATTCATTTTTTCCCTCCTTCCGTAATAAAATTGCTTGTTAGTTCAT includes:
- the ybeY gene encoding rRNA maturation RNase YbeY, whose translation is MTLTIDFLDETNELSDEHIELVENLLQHAAKLENVREAEVSVTFVTNEKIHEINREYRHIDRPTDVISFALEEMGDGEIEIIGDMPRVLGDIIISVERTREQAEEYGHSFERELGFLAVHGFLHLLGYDHMTEEDEKVMFSRQEEILSSFGLGRDLHA
- a CDS encoding sporulation protein YqfD → MKLYDRRPVEIRMSRNEKVHEFIRRLQQNRVKIRELEYLEDEVKFEISKKDVSTVRKLRKKYRLKVSIRYLQESRIFQNTGWTMFGLALLVIIPILCSQFIWKVEVEAETPELAVKVEKVLDEKIKLNRPLLKRNLVSDFEIRQIIMEQIRDLSWVHIIKKGSSITIVPQLAPITEVKENKPDRLYHLVAAKSGVITHFDITSGERRVMPNTTVYKGDVLVSGVIQVGEDEYLAVGAKGEVYADYWLETNFEIPRKVQYISATERKWTIEWKNKEEKEKEQSLQKVNLPRWISNYIEVKKTQSYTTTVRELSEEQIDSFILPLLHEKILRSLPPKTIIKKENILHVTFDDDKVKGKVLFLVNENIAKEYPIDQGD
- a CDS encoding PhoH family protein translates to MTEELTELQVENPNEAVMLLGMGDKNLKLIEETFNCHIITRGETIQIAGEDEQKKQVTILLKELLKVIRKGINIDLRDVASAIEMLNEGTIEYFSELYDVEIAKTHTGKPIRAKTIGQREYIKAIRSKDLVFAIGPAGTGKTYLAVVMATQALKNGHVKRIILTRPAVEAGESLGFLPGDLKEKVDPYLRPLYDALHDIYGTEHTQRLIERGTIEIAPLAYMRGRTLDDAFVILDEAQNTTHMQMKMFLTRLGFGSKMVITGDKSQIDLPKKVESGLIIAERVLKNVKDIHFTYLEAGDVVRHPLVAKIIQAYHDQEL
- a CDS encoding nodulation protein NfeD gives rise to the protein MNKPGNFRWIVVLAALLFFILPNTAFAKEKVYHIPIDNEVEKGLYQFLKRSFNEAVENKASAIILEIHTPGGYVDVAYDIGKLMDETPAKFIAFINSKAHSAGAYIALHSDEIYMTPGATMGAAQIIDMNGNAASEKANSAWIKNMQAAAESTNRDPKYARAMADASVDLPEMNSPKGKLLTLTAEEAYKVGYSNGTVDNLEELMSKTGLDDRELITIHESFAEKLARFLTNPIVVTLLLTAASLGLVIELFSPGFGAPGVIGIISLILFFFGHLVAGFAGIETIVLFIIGFALLIAELFVPGGILGLLGGAVMIISLLFAGKSVVYMAYSIIIALAIAIIGMVVLVKFFGKNLHLFSKLVLKDATTTEEGYVSNVNRIDLIGKEGITVTPLRPAGTVLIDEERIDVVSEGSYIDVHTKVKVVEVEGSRIVVREVKEKEGEKV
- the floA gene encoding flotillin-like protein FloA (flotillin-like protein involved in membrane lipid rafts); translated protein: MFVDGLFVTSVIAIVLAIIVLAVFFTFVPVGLWISALAAGVRVSILTLIGMRLRRVIPGRIVNPLIKAHKAGLDVTINQLESHYLAGGNVDRVVNALIAAHRANIELSFERAAAIDLAGRDVLEAVQMSVNPKVIETPFIAGVALNGIEVKAKARITVRANLDRLVGGAGEDTVIARVGEGIVSTIGSSESHSKVLENPDMISQTVLKKGLDAGTAFEILSIDIADVDIGKNIGAELQIEQAQADKNIAQAKAEERRAMAVAKEQEMVARTQEMKAKVVEAEAQIPLAMAEALRSGNLGIMDYMNYKNIQADTAMRDSIANATKTQQEE
- a CDS encoding cytidine deaminase translates to MDANKLLEEAKVAREKAYAPYSKFSVGAALLTKSGKVFHGCNIENASFGLTNCAERTALFKAVSEGETEFQALLVVADTKNPVAPCGACRQVIAEFCPPEMPVYLANIYGDIKQTTVEQLLPSSFTSEDMKNAGK
- a CDS encoding diacylglycerol kinase family protein — protein: MCMRNFFRSFRFAFEGIYLATKERNMRIHLTCALIAIIAGLLSKLSATEWLVLIITIALVIGMEMVNTAIENVVDLVSPEYHPLAKAAKDVAAGAVLVFAIASICIGMIIFLPKWF
- a CDS encoding HD family phosphohydrolase, coding for MDKHLKRLLDMFGFRVLLVVVLSITGVIQFFMMLGNVLGDTYDVQAFQLAPETIRAVKTVEDTEKTEQERLEAEEAVEPVYVFDEEIADHRVALLDTIFDITLDVRKEISNSSATLSKEEKIQKLKDKLKEITESQTSLQLTDNDLWTLLTANEKDLIQTYNALIRLVTNVLSNPIRKENVTAVRNELETKIRGDEEISEALVSPSVALGKTAVVETETLDEEKTEELKQQARNSVEPVRILQGQIIVQEGELIDREKYRQLELLGMTNNKASIKPVLGLAILVLLQMTFLFFLFDKLNMDVQKKRKQLVVTLIIYLISIALMELINLLDNFEVQIGFIFPSALATMLISFLASNQVASLVTVLVAASAGVIFQEGYSAVMQMEIALYILLGGFSCIYFMKSIENRSDILKGCGVVVIVNLIFIAIYLLMSQSYYEPSELLFYGISAIVSGMLSGALTMGLLPFFESAFGILSTMKLIELSNPNHPLLKKILTETPGTYHHSIMVANMAEAACEAIGADGLLARVGSYYHDIGKTRRPAFFVENQMSGINPHDSLPPERSAEIIIAHTTDGAEILQKHKMPQEFIDIALQHHGTSSLKYFLHKAKEQGELKDPSIFRYPGPKPQTKEIAVISIADSVEAAARSMKEPNAEKLRNLVQSIIKERLEEDQFDECDISIRELKVIEKVLCETLNGTFHSRIEYPKDGKK